A genome region from Panicum virgatum strain AP13 chromosome 4K, P.virgatum_v5, whole genome shotgun sequence includes the following:
- the LOC120703022 gene encoding uncharacterized protein LOC120703022: MPGLLAYSGAGLGFLALAALESLPLRAPPPPLRLLPRRLATPLHLRHLVAAALSALCLLSALVSAHHLSLPTLAASALFLLYSLAPLVPLAAPLPLPLLDLLLAAAFAQELLLFAHRRPSTAAGIENRYFDLLLVPIALCLAATLLAAHRPGEAAPRLARAAGLALQGTWMVQMGFSFFTSAIAQGCALHAASRADYTIKCRTHEDYHRARSVATLQFNGHLALLVIAGAATYAAVLSRANRPPSGYRILGKEVQMEGMPIMSQFTLDSDEEKEDEGSTTTPAPVANGVESHDEIPLHAPGSE, encoded by the coding sequence ATGCCGGGCCTCCTCGCCTACTCGGGCGCCGGGCTGGGCTTCCTGGCCCTGGCCGCGCTCGAGTCCCTGCCcctccgcgccccgccgccgccgctgcgtctcctcccgcgccgcctcgccacgCCGCTGCACCTCCGGCACCTCGTCGCCGCGGCGCTTTCCGCGCTCTGCCTCCTCTCGGCGCTCGTCTCCGCGCACCACCTCTCCCTCCCCAcgctcgccgcctccgcgctcTTCCTCCTCTACTCCCTCGCGCCCTTggtgccgctcgccgccccgctgcccctcccgctcctcgacctcctcctcgccgcggccttcgcgcaggagctgctgctcttcgcgcaccgccgcccgtccaccgccgccgggaTCGAGAACCGCTACTTCGACCTGCTCCTCGTCCCCATCGCTCTCTGCCTCGCCGCCACGCTGCTCGCCGCGCACCGCCCCGGGGAGGCCGCCCCGCGGCTCGcccgcgcggcggggctcgcgcTGCAGGGCACGTGGATGGTGCAGATGGGCTTCTCCTTCTTCACCAGCGCCATCGCGCAGGGCTGCGCGCTCCACGCGGCCAGCCGCGCGGACTACACCATCAAGTGCCGCACCCACGAGGACTACCACCGCGCGCGGTCTGTTGCCACGCTGCAGTTCAACGGACACCTTGCGCTCCTCGTGATCGCTGGCGCGGCCACGTACGCGGCCGTCCTATCCAGGGCGAACCGGCCGCCCAGCGGGTACAGGATCCTGGGCAAGGAGGTGCAGATGGAGGGGATGCCGATCATGTCGCAGTTCACACTAGATTCGGATGAGGAGAAGGAAGATGAAGGGAGTACCACCACGCCGGCACCAGTGGCGAATGGGGTGGAGTCCCATGACGAGATCCCGCTGCACGCTCCTGGTTCCGAGTGA